A portion of the Achromobacter sp. MFA1 R4 genome contains these proteins:
- a CDS encoding arsenate reductase ArsC: MSHSPFNVLFLCTGNSARSILAEGLLNGLGGERFRAYSAGSSPKGEVHPLAVATLGSYSLPTAGYRSKSWDEFAAPDAPKMDFIITVCDNAAGEVCPVWPGQPMTAHWGVPDPAAHEGSEEERLKAFHDAARMLKRRIELFLSLPLDRLDALSLQHELRGIGQSGE, from the coding sequence ATGTCGCACTCTCCTTTCAATGTGCTCTTTCTCTGCACCGGCAACTCCGCACGCTCCATCCTGGCCGAAGGGCTGCTCAATGGCCTGGGCGGCGAGCGCTTTCGCGCCTACTCCGCCGGCAGCTCGCCCAAGGGCGAGGTCCATCCGCTGGCCGTCGCCACGCTGGGATCGTATTCGCTGCCCACGGCGGGCTATCGCAGCAAAAGCTGGGACGAGTTCGCGGCGCCCGACGCCCCGAAAATGGACTTCATCATCACGGTGTGCGACAACGCCGCGGGCGAAGTCTGCCCGGTATGGCCCGGCCAGCCCATGACCGCGCATTGGGGCGTGCCGGACCCCGCCGCCCATGAAGGCAGCGAAGAAGAACGCCTCAAGGCCTTTCACGATGCGGCCCGTATGCTCAAGCGGCGCATCGAACTCTTCCTGTCCTTGCCGCTGGACCGCCTGGATGCGCTGTCGCTCCAGCATGAGCTGCGCGGCATCGGCCAATCGGGGGAGTGA
- the arsB gene encoding ACR3 family arsenite efflux transporter, which translates to MSSSTNVNTNAASAPRQRPGMNVFERYLTVWVFLCIVSGVILGQSMPTVFQAIGRMEVAQVNLPVGVLIWVMIIPMLLKVDFGALGQVRQHWRGIGVTLFINWAVKPFSMAFLGWLFIRQVFSPWLPADQLDSYIAGLILLAAAPCTAMVFVWSRLTGGDPVFTLSQVALNDTIMVFAFAPVVGLLLGLSAITVPWDTLLVSVGLYIVIPVILAQVWRRALLRRGQAAFDAALARIGPFSMAALLLTLVLLFAFQGEAIIGQPLVIAMLAVPILIQVFFNSGLAYWLNRRVGEKHSIACPSALIGASNFFELAVAAAISLFGFQSGAALATVVGVLIEVPVMLLVVRIVNRSKGWYEAGIPRQ; encoded by the coding sequence ATGTCGTCCAGCACAAACGTGAACACCAACGCGGCATCGGCGCCGCGCCAGCGCCCCGGCATGAACGTTTTCGAGCGCTACCTGACGGTATGGGTCTTCCTGTGCATCGTGTCGGGCGTAATCCTCGGCCAGTCCATGCCGACGGTCTTCCAGGCCATCGGGCGCATGGAAGTCGCCCAGGTCAATCTGCCCGTGGGCGTGTTGATCTGGGTGATGATCATTCCAATGCTGCTCAAGGTGGATTTTGGCGCGCTGGGCCAGGTCAGGCAGCACTGGCGAGGCATCGGCGTCACGCTGTTCATCAACTGGGCCGTCAAGCCGTTCTCGATGGCGTTCCTGGGCTGGCTGTTCATCCGCCAGGTCTTTTCGCCGTGGCTGCCCGCGGACCAGCTGGATAGTTACATCGCGGGCCTGATCCTGCTGGCGGCGGCGCCCTGCACCGCGATGGTCTTCGTCTGGAGCCGGCTGACCGGCGGAGACCCCGTTTTCACGCTTTCTCAGGTGGCGCTGAACGACACGATCATGGTGTTTGCCTTCGCGCCCGTGGTCGGACTGTTGCTGGGCCTGTCCGCCATCACCGTGCCGTGGGACACCTTGCTGGTGTCGGTGGGACTGTACATCGTGATCCCGGTCATCCTTGCCCAGGTCTGGCGCCGGGCGCTGCTGCGTCGCGGCCAGGCGGCGTTCGACGCGGCGCTGGCGCGCATCGGGCCGTTTTCGATGGCGGCCCTGCTGCTGACGCTGGTGCTGCTGTTCGCGTTCCAGGGCGAAGCCATCATCGGCCAGCCGCTGGTGATTGCCATGCTGGCCGTTCCCATCCTCATCCAGGTGTTTTTCAATTCGGGCCTGGCGTACTGGCTCAATCGCCGCGTGGGCGAAAAACACAGCATTGCGTGCCCGTCGGCCCTGATCGGCGCGTCCAACTTTTTCGAGCTGGCCGTCGCCGCCGCGATCAGCCTGTTCGGCTTCCAGTCGGGCGCCGCGCTGGCGACCGTGGTCGGCGTGCTCATCGAGGTGCCGGTCATGCTGCTCGTCGTGCGCATCGTCAATCGAAGCAAGGGATGGTACGAGGCCGGCATCCCGCGGCAATGA
- a CDS encoding ArsI/CadI family heavy metal resistance metalloenzyme gives MKRFHVHLHVDDLSANIGFYSRLFACEPARVESDYAKWMLDDPPVNFAISTRGNTQGVDHFGIQADSADELAALKSRANAAALSLQDQGETACCYARSEKYWITDPQGLAWEHFHTLGTIPVFGESHGTATGQPQTPACCPPAATARVKTQAPAPAGCCVPNPNSASPCC, from the coding sequence ATGAAGCGCTTTCACGTTCACCTGCACGTCGATGACCTCTCCGCGAACATCGGTTTCTACTCCCGGCTGTTCGCCTGCGAGCCGGCCCGCGTCGAATCCGATTACGCAAAGTGGATGCTGGACGATCCACCGGTCAATTTTGCGATCTCGACCCGCGGCAATACCCAGGGCGTCGACCATTTCGGGATACAGGCCGACAGCGCCGACGAGCTGGCCGCGCTGAAGTCCCGGGCCAATGCCGCCGCCCTGTCCCTGCAGGACCAGGGTGAAACGGCCTGCTGCTACGCGCGCAGCGAGAAATACTGGATCACCGACCCCCAGGGGCTGGCGTGGGAACACTTCCACACCCTGGGCACGATTCCCGTCTTTGGCGAATCGCACGGCACGGCTACCGGCCAGCCGCAGACGCCCGCCTGCTGTCCGCCGGCAGCCACTGCCCGAGTCAAAACCCAAGCGCCGGCCCCGGCCGGTTGCTGCGTCCCCAACCCGAATTCCGCTTCCCCCTGCTGCTAG
- a CDS encoding helix-turn-helix transcriptional regulator produces the protein MNEDQAIMALGALAHPQRLRTFRALVVAGPPGLTPSVLAEQLEVARNTLSFHLKELAHAGLVSVEQQGRNLIYRADFSRMNGLLGYLTEHCCQGESCEASVPGACTTC, from the coding sequence ATGAACGAAGACCAAGCCATCATGGCGCTCGGCGCCCTTGCCCATCCCCAACGATTGCGGACGTTTCGCGCCCTGGTCGTGGCCGGGCCGCCCGGATTGACGCCCAGCGTGCTGGCGGAGCAGCTTGAGGTCGCGCGAAACACGCTGTCCTTCCATTTGAAAGAGCTTGCGCATGCCGGCCTGGTCAGCGTCGAGCAACAAGGACGCAATCTGATTTACCGCGCCGATTTCTCGCGCATGAACGGATTGCTCGGCTATCTCACCGAACACTGCTGCCAGGGCGAATCTTGCGAGGCGTCCGTCCCGGGCGCCTGCACGACCTGCTGA